Proteins encoded in a region of the Panicum hallii strain FIL2 chromosome 3, PHallii_v3.1, whole genome shotgun sequence genome:
- the LOC112885134 gene encoding zinc finger CCCH domain-containing protein 34-like has product MVDKAAGDGDDPRWRRSSTDCVSFLASRFACTKGANCEFRHCEGARFSPSCWYWFQGNCVNPSCTFRHPPLESLNHTKLLADPLPSYSSASVKAASPCYFYYNSYCKKGGNCPFLHEPPTFNNVVGTCSGATTSNIAVHGITAVEEKIESSKYALANPYQGSPEHIKKHHSKGVSESSSPVFNGATSNAPETSADTVGYMKSSTPSDRSSGDSGMEHAEQYESRDSSPGFDVLVDDGLLDEIDLEHQLAQERDTEVLNVKHYIGDPTVCALDYHDAEYQEQGLSVFERGCYLNYLEGVQGHDCFTTLGHIPHSRLDIVKSNSEEHGKRFFDPRSLMCSCADFDHQSTQIGHISKQRPERRRIAKGKNGRTKRCRIQEPRNGSEEIEQRPTHHMQNSLMGDCSRSLVCATFRGQKKKSRRRQQHARSARSSNYTNAIANHLNNPEDFKGPKSLAQIKEEKCRSRSSISHPTVHVAHRRSSSNDFEGPKSLSELLKAKGRTPAG; this is encoded by the exons ATGGTGGACAAGGCGGCGGGAGATGGGGACGACCCGAGGTGGAGGCGGAGCAGCACCGATTGCGTCTCCTTCCTCGCCTCCCGCTTCGCCTGCACCAAG GGGGCGAATTGCGAGTTCCGGCACTGCGAGGGCGCGCGTTTCAGCCCGAGCTGCTGGTACTGGTTCCAAGGCAACTGCGTCAATCCGAGCTGCACCTTCCGCCACCCC CCATTGGAAAGCTTGAACCATACCAAACTCTTGGCAGATCCACTTCCATCATATTCTTCTGCTTCTGTCAAGGCAGCTAGTCCTTGTTACTTCTACTACAACTCATACTGTAAGAAGGGTGGCAATTGCCCCTTTCTACATGAGCCTCCAACTTTTAACAATGTTGTTGGAACTTGTTCTGGAGCCACCACTTCTAACATTGCTGTACATGGAATTACTGCTGTAGAAGAGAAGATTGAATCATCGAAATATGCTCTTGCTAATCCTTATCAAGGCAGCCCTGAACACATAAAGAAACACCACTCGAAAGGAGTTTCAGAGTCAAGCAGCCCCGTATTTAATGGAGCTACTTCAAATGCACCTGAAACATCAGCTGACACAGTTGGATACATGAAAAGCTCCACGCCGTCTGATCGCAGTTCAGGAGATTCAGGAATGGAACATGCAGAACAATACGAATCACGTGATTCCTCCCCTGGATTTGATGTGCTTGTGGATGATGGACTCCTGGACGAGATTGATCTTGAGCATCAATTGGCACAGGAAAGAGACACTGAGGTGCTTAATGTGAAACATTATATTGGAGACCCAACTGTTTGTGCTCTGGATTATCATGATGCAGAGTACCAGGAACAAGGACTTAGTGTCTTTGAACGTGGCTGTTATCTTAATTATCTTGAAGGAGTTCAAGGGCATGATTGTTTTACCACTTTAGGACATATACCACATAGTAGATTAGATATTGTAAAGTCCAATTCTGAAGAACATGGCAAAAGATTCTTCGACCCAAGAAGTTTAATGTGCTCGTGTGCTGACTTTGATCATCAGAGCACTCAGATTGGACACATATCAAAGCAAAGACCTGAGAGGAGAAGAATTGCAAAGGGCAAGAATGGTCGCACTAAGAGATGTCGTATTCAAGAACCCAGGAATGGTTCTGAGGAGATTGAGCAAAGACCAACTCATCACATGCAAAATTCGTTGATGGGAGATTGTTCTCGTTCTCTTGTCTGTGCAACCTTCAGAGGACAGAAGAAGAAAAGTAGAAGAAGGCAACAACATGCTCGATCTGCTAGATCATCAAACTATACTAATGCAATTGCAAATCACCTTAATAATCCTGAAGATTTTAAGGGTCCAAAGTCCCTTGCCCAGATAAAAGAAGAAAAGTGTAGATCCAGGTCAAGTATTAGTCATCCTACTGTTCACGTGGCTCACAGGAGATCGTCCTCAAATGATTTTGAGGGGCCCAAATCTCTGAGTGAGCTTCTAAAGGCCAAGGGTAGGACTCCTGCTGGTTAA
- the LOC112884769 gene encoding wall-associated receptor kinase 5-like isoform X1 yields MALCVIHQNHRMRVVAIAALHLLQLQSITPVLLADTNLALPGCISKCGEVRVPYPFGVGAGCYRQGFKLTCNETYNPPKLFLELDNTRAEVLDISLHHGKLYVDNGIVSLTGSNRYNMTWGIPLDESIFTVSPFWNNFVIMGCGFEFLVSLPHVNDTVVRCTSSCLRGRPVVATDGLCSGVGCCEASMPGAGNMYSIELASYTASNDLARQGQPFNATLVMVENEWWDKDNHSMLLQKAVSDGLVTSWDISSSAGPVQTMAVVKWNFSNLSCADAWSSSDFGCRSSNSYCHDHWTGESSGYICRCSNGYEGNPYIPNGCQGACFTSVVCTATDIDECTDPDKYECFGHCINTDGSYNCICPRGTSGNPQKPHGCIKAAEKFSGLAVATGFGSGACLLLLTFSAILLRRKLRAQKAKQLRDFFFRKNRGLLLQQLVDKDIAERMIFSLEELEKATNTFDEDRKIGKGGHGTVYKGILSDQRVVAIKRSMRAIQSETDNFINEVAILSQINHRNVVKLFGCCLETEVPLLVYEFISNGTLYEHLHVCSSLSLPWRERLRIALEVARSLAYLHSAASMSIIHRDIKATNILLDDNLTAKVSDFGASRGIPIDQTRVTTAIQGTFGYLDPECYNTRQLTEKSDVYSFGVMLLELLTREKPHIYMSPSGCSLVEQFLLLQNQDKLSEILDPQVTKEGDEDAREVAEVAAMCISPSGEDRPTMKQVEMRLEVLQNASTNIGNDPRTEEHIVNILSAGQKSGSTDGSRRFSMEREILLSMDFPR; encoded by the exons ATGGCTCTCTGCGTCATTCATCAAAATCATAGGATGCGTGTGGTAGCCATAGCAGCGCTGCACCTGCTGCAGCTTCAGTCCATCACACCAGTTCTCCTCGCAGACACCAACCTAGCATTGCCTGGTTGCATTAGCAAGTGCGGAGAGGTCAGGGTACCTTACCCGTTCGGTGTCGGTGCCGGGTGCTACCGCCAGGGGTTCAAGCTCACCTGCAACGAGACCTACAACCCACCTAAGCTCTTTTTGGAGTTGGATAATACCAGAGCTGAGGTGCTCGACATATCTCTGCATCATGGGAAGCTCTACGTTGATAATGGTATTGTCAGTCTGACTGGGAGCAATAGGTATAATATGACCTGGGGGATCCCCCTTGATGAAAGCATCTTCACAGTATCCCCGTTTTGGAACAACTTTGTCATCATGGGCTGTGGGTTCGAGTTTCTTGTCAGCCTGCCACATGTAAACGACACGGTCGTTAGGTGTACATCATCGTGCCTGCGTGGACGTCCTGTGGTAGCCACCGATGGCTTGTGCTCTGGTGTTGGCTGCTGTGAGGCATCCATGCCAGGAGCAGGCAACATGTATTCAATTGAGCTTGCCTCTTACACTGCAAGTAATGACTTGGCCAGGCAAGGGCAGCCGTTCAACGCTACCTTGGTCATGGTGGAGAACGAGTGGTGGGATAAAGACAACCATTCTATGTTGTTGCAGAAGGCAGTCTCAGATGGTCTAGTCACATCATGGGACATATCTAGCTCTGCTGGGCCGGTGCAGACCATGGCTGTTGTTAAGTGGAATTTCAGCAACTTGTCTTGTGCCGATGCTTGGAGCTCAAGTGATTTTGGGTGCCGCAGCTCCAATAGTTACTGCCATGATCACTGGACTGGCGAATCATCAGGGTACATATGCCGCTGCAGTAATGGCTATGAGGGCAACCCTTACATACCAAATGGGTGCCAAG GAGCATGCTTCACATCTGTGGTTTGCACTGCAACAGATATTGATGAGTGCACAGATCCAGATAAATACGAATGCTTCGGCCACTGTATTAACACGGATGGATCTTACAATTGCATCTGTCCACGCGGCACCTCAGGCAACCCCCAGAAACCACATGGATGCATCAAAGCCGCAGAAAAATTTTCAG GATTAGCTGTTGCTACAGGGTTTGGCAGTGGCGCATGCCTTCTGCTTCTGACTTTTTCTGCTATTCTCTTAAGGCGAAAGCTAAGAGCCCAAAAGGCCAAACAGTTGAGAGATTTTTTCTTCAGGAAAAACCGTGGGTTATTGTTGCAACAGCTAGTAGACAAGGACATTGCTGAAAGGATGATCTTCAGCCTAGAAGAGCTAGAAAAGGCAACGAATACGTTCGATGAGGACCGAAAGATCGGCAAAGGAGGCCATGGCACCGTCTACAAAGGCATATTGTCTGACCAGCGTGTCGTTGCCATTAAGAGGTCGATGCGAGCAATCCAAAGTGAAACCGACAATTTCATCAATGAGGTAGCCATTCTTTCTCAAATAAACCACAGGAATGTGGTAAAACTCTTCGGATGCTGTCTGGAGACAGAAGTTCCACTGTTAGTCTATGAGTTCATTTCAAATGGAACTCTTTACGAGCATCTTCATGTTTGTTCTTCACTATCATTGCCATGGAGGGAACGACTGAGAATTGCTCTTGAAGTTGCGCGATCTCTTGCGTATCTACACTCAGCTGCTTCTATGTCAATAATTCACAGAGATATCAAGGCCACTAACATCCTACTTGATGATAATTTAACAGCCAAAGTGTCAGACTTTGGAGCTTCTCGAGGCATCCCTATTGATCAGACTAGAGTAACAACTGCCATTCAAGGAACTTTTGGATATCTAGATCCAGAGTGCTACAACACGAGACAGCTCACTGAGAAGAGTGACGTGTATAGCTTCGGTGTCATGCTACTGGAGCTGTTAACAAGGGAGAAACCGCATATTTACATGTCACCGTCAGGTTGCAGTCTAGTGGAACAGTTTCTCTTGCTACAGAACCAAGACAAGCTCTCTGAGATACTAGACCCTCAAGTCACCAAGGAAGGGGATGAAGATGCCAGAGAAGTGGCAGAGGTCGCAGCAATGTGCATAAGCCCAAGCGGGGAAGATAGGCCCACGATGAAGCAAGTCGAGATGAGACTTGAGGTGCTACAAAATGCGTCAACCAACATCGGAAACGATCCAAGAACCGAGGAACACATCGTGAACATTCTTTCAGCTGGGCAGAAAAGCGGCAGTACTGATGGGAGCAGGCGGTTCAGTATGGAAAGGGAGATCTTGCTATCCATGGacttcccacggtaa
- the LOC112884769 gene encoding wall-associated receptor kinase 5-like isoform X2, translating to MALCVIHQNHRMRVVAIAALHLLQLQSITPVLLADTNLALPGCISKCGEVRVPYPFGVGAGCYRQGFKLTCNETYNPPKLFLELDNTRAEVLDISLHHGKLYVDNGIVSLTGSNRYNMTWGIPLDESIFTVSPFWNNFVIMGCGFEFLVSLPHVNDTVVRCTSSCLRGRPVVATDGLCSGVGCCEASMPGAGNMYSIELASYTASNDLARQGQPFNATLVMVENEWWDKDNHSMLLQKAVSDGLVTSWDISSSAGPVQTMAVVKWNFSNLSCADAWSSSDFGCRSSNSYCHDHWTGESSGYICRCSNGYEGNPYIPNGCQDIDECTDPDKYECFGHCINTDGSYNCICPRGTSGNPQKPHGCIKAAEKFSGLAVATGFGSGACLLLLTFSAILLRRKLRAQKAKQLRDFFFRKNRGLLLQQLVDKDIAERMIFSLEELEKATNTFDEDRKIGKGGHGTVYKGILSDQRVVAIKRSMRAIQSETDNFINEVAILSQINHRNVVKLFGCCLETEVPLLVYEFISNGTLYEHLHVCSSLSLPWRERLRIALEVARSLAYLHSAASMSIIHRDIKATNILLDDNLTAKVSDFGASRGIPIDQTRVTTAIQGTFGYLDPECYNTRQLTEKSDVYSFGVMLLELLTREKPHIYMSPSGCSLVEQFLLLQNQDKLSEILDPQVTKEGDEDAREVAEVAAMCISPSGEDRPTMKQVEMRLEVLQNASTNIGNDPRTEEHIVNILSAGQKSGSTDGSRRFSMEREILLSMDFPR from the exons ATGGCTCTCTGCGTCATTCATCAAAATCATAGGATGCGTGTGGTAGCCATAGCAGCGCTGCACCTGCTGCAGCTTCAGTCCATCACACCAGTTCTCCTCGCAGACACCAACCTAGCATTGCCTGGTTGCATTAGCAAGTGCGGAGAGGTCAGGGTACCTTACCCGTTCGGTGTCGGTGCCGGGTGCTACCGCCAGGGGTTCAAGCTCACCTGCAACGAGACCTACAACCCACCTAAGCTCTTTTTGGAGTTGGATAATACCAGAGCTGAGGTGCTCGACATATCTCTGCATCATGGGAAGCTCTACGTTGATAATGGTATTGTCAGTCTGACTGGGAGCAATAGGTATAATATGACCTGGGGGATCCCCCTTGATGAAAGCATCTTCACAGTATCCCCGTTTTGGAACAACTTTGTCATCATGGGCTGTGGGTTCGAGTTTCTTGTCAGCCTGCCACATGTAAACGACACGGTCGTTAGGTGTACATCATCGTGCCTGCGTGGACGTCCTGTGGTAGCCACCGATGGCTTGTGCTCTGGTGTTGGCTGCTGTGAGGCATCCATGCCAGGAGCAGGCAACATGTATTCAATTGAGCTTGCCTCTTACACTGCAAGTAATGACTTGGCCAGGCAAGGGCAGCCGTTCAACGCTACCTTGGTCATGGTGGAGAACGAGTGGTGGGATAAAGACAACCATTCTATGTTGTTGCAGAAGGCAGTCTCAGATGGTCTAGTCACATCATGGGACATATCTAGCTCTGCTGGGCCGGTGCAGACCATGGCTGTTGTTAAGTGGAATTTCAGCAACTTGTCTTGTGCCGATGCTTGGAGCTCAAGTGATTTTGGGTGCCGCAGCTCCAATAGTTACTGCCATGATCACTGGACTGGCGAATCATCAGGGTACATATGCCGCTGCAGTAATGGCTATGAGGGCAACCCTTACATACCAAATGGGTGCCAAG ATATTGATGAGTGCACAGATCCAGATAAATACGAATGCTTCGGCCACTGTATTAACACGGATGGATCTTACAATTGCATCTGTCCACGCGGCACCTCAGGCAACCCCCAGAAACCACATGGATGCATCAAAGCCGCAGAAAAATTTTCAG GATTAGCTGTTGCTACAGGGTTTGGCAGTGGCGCATGCCTTCTGCTTCTGACTTTTTCTGCTATTCTCTTAAGGCGAAAGCTAAGAGCCCAAAAGGCCAAACAGTTGAGAGATTTTTTCTTCAGGAAAAACCGTGGGTTATTGTTGCAACAGCTAGTAGACAAGGACATTGCTGAAAGGATGATCTTCAGCCTAGAAGAGCTAGAAAAGGCAACGAATACGTTCGATGAGGACCGAAAGATCGGCAAAGGAGGCCATGGCACCGTCTACAAAGGCATATTGTCTGACCAGCGTGTCGTTGCCATTAAGAGGTCGATGCGAGCAATCCAAAGTGAAACCGACAATTTCATCAATGAGGTAGCCATTCTTTCTCAAATAAACCACAGGAATGTGGTAAAACTCTTCGGATGCTGTCTGGAGACAGAAGTTCCACTGTTAGTCTATGAGTTCATTTCAAATGGAACTCTTTACGAGCATCTTCATGTTTGTTCTTCACTATCATTGCCATGGAGGGAACGACTGAGAATTGCTCTTGAAGTTGCGCGATCTCTTGCGTATCTACACTCAGCTGCTTCTATGTCAATAATTCACAGAGATATCAAGGCCACTAACATCCTACTTGATGATAATTTAACAGCCAAAGTGTCAGACTTTGGAGCTTCTCGAGGCATCCCTATTGATCAGACTAGAGTAACAACTGCCATTCAAGGAACTTTTGGATATCTAGATCCAGAGTGCTACAACACGAGACAGCTCACTGAGAAGAGTGACGTGTATAGCTTCGGTGTCATGCTACTGGAGCTGTTAACAAGGGAGAAACCGCATATTTACATGTCACCGTCAGGTTGCAGTCTAGTGGAACAGTTTCTCTTGCTACAGAACCAAGACAAGCTCTCTGAGATACTAGACCCTCAAGTCACCAAGGAAGGGGATGAAGATGCCAGAGAAGTGGCAGAGGTCGCAGCAATGTGCATAAGCCCAAGCGGGGAAGATAGGCCCACGATGAAGCAAGTCGAGATGAGACTTGAGGTGCTACAAAATGCGTCAACCAACATCGGAAACGATCCAAGAACCGAGGAACACATCGTGAACATTCTTTCAGCTGGGCAGAAAAGCGGCAGTACTGATGGGAGCAGGCGGTTCAGTATGGAAAGGGAGATCTTGCTATCCATGGacttcccacggtaa
- the LOC112886248 gene encoding mitochondrial ATPase complex subunit ATP10 isoform X1 produces MMLRARGAAGALLRLAGATAGVQSGGAPQLARAAFTRGFLDLHKMANKEAIEKEKARLKDEMSRGYFADISEIRKNHGKIATASKVIIPEVDAMKFPDLAVESPYGGALHLPLVVPALQDDDVEAGDGVIPDASLVCLSFRASSQKMAESWSSPFLDAFSADKNIHVYEVSFIDSWLLSSGPVRRAFLKVMRKSNNPRRHVVYAFGDHYDFRKKLQIINFLTGYIYLVDREGRIRWQGFGSATEEELSSLTASASILLDEK; encoded by the exons atgatgctgagggcgcggggggcggcgggtgcACTgctccgcctcgccggcgccacAGCCGGTGTCCAGAGTGGCGGTGCCCCTCAGCTCGCGCGCGCGGCATTCACTCGCGGCTTCCTGGATCTCCACAAG ATGGCGAACAAGGAGGCCATCGAGAAGGAGAAGGCCAGGCT TAAGGATGAGATGAGTAGGGGCTACTTCGCGGACATCTCCGAGATCCGCAAGAACCATGGCAAG ATTGCAACTGCAAGTAAGGTTATCATCCCGGAGGTTGATGCTATGAAGTTTCCTGATCTGGCTGTGGAGTCCCCTTATGGTGGGGCTTTGCACCTGCCTCTTGTTGTGCCTGCTCTACAAGATGATGACGTTGAGGCTGGTGATGGTGTCATTCCTGATGCTTCATTGGTCTGCCTTTCCTTTCGTGCAAGCTCTCAG AAAATGGCAGAATCATGGAGTTCACCTTTCCTGGATGCATTCAGTGCTGACAAAAACATTCATGTTTATGAG GTCTCATTTATAGATTCTTGGTTATTATCATCGGGTCCTGTGAGACGAGCATTCCTCAAGGTGATGAGGAAATCTAACAATCCTCGCAGACATGTCGTGTATGCTTTTGGGGACCATTATGACTTCCGAAAGAAGCTTCAGATTATAAACTTTCTTACCGG ATACATATACCTGGTCGACCGTGAAGGAAGAATAAGATGGCAAGGCTTTGGATCCGCAACAGAAGAAGAGTTGTCGTCCCTAACAGCATCTGCCTCCATTTTGTTAGATGAAAAATGA
- the LOC112884767 gene encoding probable cellulose synthase A catalytic subunit 1 [UDP-forming], whose amino-acid sequence MAANKGMVAGSHKRNEFVMIQHDGDAPAAAKPAKSVNGQVCQICGDTVGVSATGDVFVACNECAFPVCRPCYEYERKEGNQCCPQCKTRYKRQKGCPRVQGDEEEEDVDDIDNEFNYEQGNGKGPGWQLHGQGDDADLSSSARHEPHHRIPRLTSGQQMSGEIPDASPDRHSIRSPTSSYVDPSVPVPVRIVDPSKDLNSYGLNSVDWKERVESWRVKQDKNMMQVTNKYPEARGGDMEGTGSNGEDMQMVDDARLPLSRVVPIPSNQLNLYRIVIILRLIILCFFFQYRVTHPVRDAYGLWLVSVICEVWFALSWLLDQFPKWHPINRETYLDRLALRYDREGEPSQLAPIDVFVSTVDPLKEPPLITANTVLSILAVDYPVDKVSCYVSDDGSAMLTFEALSETAEFARKWVPFCKKHNIEPRAPEFYFAQKIDYLKDKIQPSFVKERRAMKREYEEFKVRINALVAKAQKVPEEGWTMADGTAWPGNNTRDHPGMIQVFLGHSGGLDTDGNELPRLVYVSREKRPGFQHHKKAGAMNALIRVSAVLTNGAYLLNVDCDHYFNSSKALREAMCFMMDPALGRKTCYVQFPQRFDGIDLHDRYANRNIVFFDINMKGLDGIQGPVYVGTGCCFNRQALYGYDPVLTEADLEPNIVVKSCCGRRKKKNKSYMDSQSRIMKRTESSAPIFNMEDIEEGIEGYEDERSVLMSQRKLEKRFGQSPIFIASTFMTQGGIPPSTNPASLLKEAIHVISCGYEDKTEWGKEIGWIYGSVTEDILTGFKMHARGWQSIYCMPPRPCFKGSAPINLSDRLNQVLRWALGSVEILLSRHCPIWYGYNGRLKLLERLAYINTIVYPITSIPLIAYCVLPAICLLTNKFIIPEISNYAGMFFILLFASIFATGILELRWSGVGIEDWWRNEQFWVIGGTSAHLFAVFQGLLKVLAGIDTNFTVTSKASDEDGDFAELYVFKWTSLLIPPTTVLVINLVGMVAGISYAINSGYQSWGPLFGKLFFSIWVILHLYPFLKGLMGRQNRTPTIVIVWSILLASIFSLLWVKIDPFISPTQRAVALGQCGVNC is encoded by the exons ATGGCGGCCAACAAGGGGATGGTGGCGGGCTCGCACAAGCGCAACGAGTTCGTCATGATCCAGCACGACGGCGACGCGCCCGCCGCG GCTAAGCCGGCGAAAAGTGTGAATGGGCAGGTCTGCCAGATTTGTGGCGACACTGTTGGTGTTTCAGCCACTGGTGATGTCTTTGTTGCCTGCAATGAGTGTGCCTTCCCTGTCTGCCGCCCTTGCTATGAGTATGAGCGCAAGGAGGGGAACCAGTGCTGCCCTCAGTGCAAGACTAGATACAAGAGACAGAAAG GTTGCCCTCGAGTTCAGGgtgatgaggaggaagaagatgttGATGACATTGACAATGAATTCAACTATGAGCAAGGCAATGGGAAAGGCCCAGGGTGGCAGCTGCATGGTCAAGGAGATGATGCTGATCTTTCTTCATCTGCTCGCCATGAGCCGCATCATCGAATTCCCCGCTTGACAAGTGGGCAGCAG ATGTCTGGAGAGATCCCTGATGCTTCCCCTGACCGTCATTCTATCCGCAGTCCAACATCAAGCTATGTTGATCCAAGCGTCCCAG TTCCTGTGAGGATTGTGGACCCCTCGAAGGACTTGAATTCCTATGGGCTTAATAGTGTTGACTGGAAGGAAAGAGTTGAGAGCTGGAGGGTTAAACAGGATAAAAATATGATGCAAGTGACTAATAAATATCCAGAAGCTAGAGGAGGAGACATGGAGGGAACTGGCTCAAATGGTGAAGATATGCAAAT GGTTGATGATGCACGGCTACCTCTGAGCCGTGTTGTGCCAATTCCCTCAAACCAGCTCAACCTTTACCGGATAGTGATCATTCTCCGTCTTATCATCCTGTGCTTCTTCTTCCAGTATCGTGTCACTCATCCAGTGCGTGATGCTTATGGATTGTGGCTAGTATCTGTTATCTGTGAGGTTTGGTTTGCCTTGTCTTGGCTTCTTGATCAGTTCCCAAAATGGCATCCAATCAACCGTGAGACATACCTTGACAGGCTTGCATTGAG GTATGATAGAGAGGGAGAGCCATCACAGCTGGCTCCCATTGATGTCTTTGTCAGTACAGTGGACCCATTGAAGGAACCTCCATTGATCACAGCCAATACTGTTTTGTCCATTCTTGCTGTGGATTATCCTGTTGACAAAGTGTCATGCTATGTTTCTGATGATGGTTCAGCTATGTTGACTTTTGAGGCTCTTTCAGAAACTGCGGAATTTGCTAGAAAGTGGGTTCCCTTCTGCAAAAAACACAACATTGAACCGAGAGCTCCTGAATTTTACTTTGCTCAAAAAATAGATTACCTAAAGGACAAAATCCAACCTTCATTTGTTAAGGAAAGGCGAGCAATGAAG AGAGAGTACGAAGAATTCAAAGTAAGAATCAATGCCCTTGTTGCCAAAGCACAGAAAGTGCCTGAAGAGGGTTGGACCATGGCTGATGGAACTGCTTGGCCTGGGAATAATACAAGGGATCATCCTGGCATGATTCAG GTGTTCCTGGGGCACAGTGGTGGGCTTGACACTGATGGAAATGAGTTACCGCGCCTTGTCTATGTCTCTCGTGAAAAGAGACCAGGCTTCCAGCATCACAAGAAGGCTGGTGCAATGAATGCACTG ATTCGTGTATCTGCTGTGCTAACAAATGGTGCCTATCTTCTCAATGTGGATTGTGACCATTATTTCAACAGCAGCAAAGCTCTTAGAGAAGCAATGTGCTTCATGATGGATCCTGCACTAGGAAGAAAAACTTGTTATGTACAGTTTCCACAAAGATTCGATGGCATTGACTTGCATGATCGATATGCTAATCGCAACATAGTTTTCTTTGAT ATCAACATGAAAGGTCTAGATGGCATCCAGGGTCCAGTTTATGTGGGAACAGGATGCTGTTTCAATAGGCAGGCTTTGTACGGCTATGATCCAGTATTGACCGAAGCTGATCTGGAACCTAACATTGTTGTTAAGAGCTGCTGTGGtagaaggaagaaaaagaacaagagtTACATGGATAGCCAAAGCCGTATTATGAAGAGAACAGAATCTTCAGCTCCCATCTtcaacatggaagacatcgaaGAGGGTATTGAAG GTTATGAGGATGAAAGGTCAGTGCTTATGTCCCAGAGGAAATTGGAGAAACGCTTTGGTCAGTCTCCAATTTTCATTGCATCCACCTTTATGACTCAAGGCGGCATACCACCTTCAACAAACCCAGCATCTCTACTAAAGGAAGCTATTCATGTCATCAGCTGCGGGTATGAGGACAAAACTGAATGGGGCAAAGAG ATTGGCTGGATTTACGGTTCAGTTACTGAAGATATTTTGACTGGGTTTAAAATGCACGCAAGAGGCTGGCAGTCAATCTACTGCATGCCACCAAGGCCTTGTTTCAAGGGTTCTGCACCAATCAATCTTTCTGATCGTCTTAATCAGGTGCTCCGTTGGGCTCTTGGGTCAGTTGAAATTCTGCTTAGCAGACATTGTCCTATCTGGTATGGCTACAATGGGCGGTTGAAGCTTCTGGAGAGGCTGGCTTACATCAACACCATTGTTTATCCAATCACATCAATTCCACTTATAGCCTATTGTGTGCTTCCTGCTATCTGTCTCCTTACCAATAAATTTATCATTCCTGAG ATTAGTAATTATGCTGGGATGTTCTTTATTCTTCTCTTTGCCTCCATTTTTGCCACTGGTATATTGGAGCTCAGATGGAGTGGTGTTGGCATTGAAGATTGGTGGAGAAATGAGCAGTTTTGGGTTATTGGTGGCACCTCTGCCCATCTCTTCGCCGTGTTCCAGGGTCTGCTGAAAGTGTTGGCTGGGATTGATACCAACTTCACAGTTACCTCAAAGGCATCTGATGAAGATGGCGACTTTGCTGAGCTTTATGTGTTCAAGTGGACCAGTTTGCTCATCCCGCCAACCACTGTCCTTGTCATTAACCTGGTAGGAATGGTGGCAGGCATTTCGTATGCCATTAACAGCGGCTACCAATCCTGGGGTCCACTTTTTGGAAAGCTGTTCTTCTCAATCTGGGTGATCCTCCATCTATACCCCTTCCTCAAGGGTCTCATGGGCAGGCAAAACCGCACGCCAACCATTGTCATTGTCTGGTCCATTCTCCTTGCGTCTATCTTCTCCCTGTTGTGGGTGAAGATCGACCCTTTCATCTCCCCAACACAGAGGGCTGTTGCTTTGGGGCAATGCGGCGTGAACTGTTGA
- the LOC112886248 gene encoding uncharacterized protein LOC112886248 isoform X2 — protein sequence MSRGYFADISEIRKNHGKIATASKVIIPEVDAMKFPDLAVESPYGGALHLPLVVPALQDDDVEAGDGVIPDASLVCLSFRASSQKMAESWSSPFLDAFSADKNIHVYEVSFIDSWLLSSGPVRRAFLKVMRKSNNPRRHVVYAFGDHYDFRKKLQIINFLTGYIYLVDREGRIRWQGFGSATEEELSSLTASASILLDEK from the exons ATGAGTAGGGGCTACTTCGCGGACATCTCCGAGATCCGCAAGAACCATGGCAAG ATTGCAACTGCAAGTAAGGTTATCATCCCGGAGGTTGATGCTATGAAGTTTCCTGATCTGGCTGTGGAGTCCCCTTATGGTGGGGCTTTGCACCTGCCTCTTGTTGTGCCTGCTCTACAAGATGATGACGTTGAGGCTGGTGATGGTGTCATTCCTGATGCTTCATTGGTCTGCCTTTCCTTTCGTGCAAGCTCTCAG AAAATGGCAGAATCATGGAGTTCACCTTTCCTGGATGCATTCAGTGCTGACAAAAACATTCATGTTTATGAG GTCTCATTTATAGATTCTTGGTTATTATCATCGGGTCCTGTGAGACGAGCATTCCTCAAGGTGATGAGGAAATCTAACAATCCTCGCAGACATGTCGTGTATGCTTTTGGGGACCATTATGACTTCCGAAAGAAGCTTCAGATTATAAACTTTCTTACCGG ATACATATACCTGGTCGACCGTGAAGGAAGAATAAGATGGCAAGGCTTTGGATCCGCAACAGAAGAAGAGTTGTCGTCCCTAACAGCATCTGCCTCCATTTTGTTAGATGAAAAATGA